The Coleofasciculaceae cyanobacterium genome includes a window with the following:
- a CDS encoding NAD(P)H-quinone oxidoreductase subunit F — MEQLFSENIWLVPCYALVGTSLALLWSPGIIKKTGSRPAGYINLVITCVAFVHSVLALQEVWQQPVQEIRFPWLTAAGLYISFDVKISAITVGALVLITGLNILAQLYAVGYMEMDWGWGRFYALMGFFEAGLCGLALCNSLFFSYVFLELLTLATYLIVGFWFAQPLVVTGARDAFWTKRVGDLLLLIGIIALWSFTGTWNYDDLAEWAKVANLSPVTANLLCLALIAGPLAKCAQFPLQLWLDEAMEGPVPASMLRNSIVVATGAYVLIQLQPVLAQSSISNLVMAVVGSFTAISASLIAIAQIDIKRTLSYSVSAYMGFVFIAVAVGANHAALLLILIHAIAMTLLYMSAGTIIISNITQDITMLGGIFSRRPVSGLAFLVGAASLIAVPPLSGFWALLELGDYLLTVQPILLGVLVLVDGLTAFNLMRVFSLVYGGKPQEMTKRCPEVLWAMILPMTVLAGFTLHFPLILQQFNLLPTWANLDKNVALLLIGSSLTGLSLAAFLYLRESKIKPGELVPSFLQKTLANDLYIQDIYRWTIVSLIEITSKVVAWCDRYIVDGAVNLVGFGTLFSGQALKYSNSGQSQFYLLSIVLGTILLGLMFGLTL; from the coding sequence ATGGAGCAGTTGTTTAGTGAAAATATCTGGCTAGTTCCTTGTTATGCACTAGTCGGGACAAGCTTAGCCTTACTTTGGTCGCCAGGAATTATCAAAAAAACTGGTTCTAGACCAGCAGGATATATTAATTTGGTTATAACCTGTGTGGCATTTGTTCATAGTGTTTTGGCTCTGCAAGAAGTTTGGCAACAGCCAGTACAAGAAATAAGATTTCCCTGGTTGACAGCAGCAGGTTTATATATATCTTTCGATGTCAAAATTTCTGCTATTACCGTAGGCGCATTAGTTTTAATTACAGGTCTAAATATTCTGGCTCAGCTATATGCCGTTGGCTATATGGAAATGGACTGGGGCTGGGGGCGATTTTATGCTTTGATGGGCTTTTTTGAAGCAGGTCTATGTGGTCTAGCTCTGTGTAATTCGCTCTTTTTCAGCTACGTATTTTTAGAACTTCTTACCTTAGCAACCTATTTAATTGTTGGCTTTTGGTTTGCCCAGCCTCTGGTAGTTACAGGGGCGAGAGATGCCTTTTGGACAAAGCGAGTAGGAGATTTATTACTATTGATTGGAATAATTGCCCTGTGGTCTTTTACAGGGACTTGGAATTATGACGATCTAGCCGAGTGGGCAAAGGTAGCTAATTTAAGTCCAGTAACGGCTAACCTACTCTGTTTGGCTTTGATTGCGGGCCCTTTGGCTAAATGTGCCCAGTTTCCCTTACAGCTGTGGCTCGATGAAGCGATGGAAGGTCCTGTTCCCGCTTCGATGCTGCGTAATTCAATTGTAGTAGCGACGGGGGCTTATGTACTGATTCAGCTACAGCCAGTACTAGCACAATCATCTATTTCCAATTTGGTAATGGCAGTTGTCGGTTCTTTTACGGCTATTAGCGCGTCTTTAATTGCGATCGCCCAAATCGATATTAAACGAACCCTATCCTATTCCGTCAGTGCCTATATGGGTTTTGTTTTTATCGCCGTGGCGGTAGGGGCAAATCATGCAGCCTTACTTTTGATTTTGATTCATGCGATCGCTATGACTTTGTTATATATGAGTGCTGGCACAATCATTATTAGCAATATTACTCAGGATATTACAATGTTGGGCGGGATTTTTTCTCGTCGTCCCGTTAGCGGACTAGCGTTTTTAGTCGGTGCAGCTAGCTTAATTGCTGTTCCTCCTTTGAGTGGTTTTTGGGCATTACTGGAATTAGGAGATTATTTACTCACGGTGCAGCCTATATTGCTGGGAGTTTTGGTACTGGTGGATGGGTTAACTGCTTTTAACTTAATGCGAGTATTTAGCTTGGTTTATGGCGGCAAGCCTCAGGAGATGACTAAACGTTGCCCTGAAGTTTTGTGGGCGATGATTTTGCCCATGACGGTTTTAGCTGGGTTTACGCTCCATTTTCCTTTGATCTTGCAGCAGTTTAATTTATTACCAACCTGGGCTAATTTAGATAAAAACGTGGCTTTGCTGTTAATTGGTTCAAGTCTTACTGGTCTTAGCTTGGCTGCATTTTTATACCTTAGAGAAAGTAAGATTAAACCAGGGGAATTAGTGCCGTCATTCCTGCAAAAAACTTTAGCCAACGATCTTTATATTCAAGACATATATCGTTGGACAATTGTGAGCTTAATTGAGATTACATCAAAAGTTGTTGCCTGGTGCGATCGCTATATTGTTGACGGTGCAGTTAACCTAGTTGGTTTTGGAACTTTATTTAGCGGACAGGCTTTGAAGTATAGCAATTCAGGTCAATCACAATTTTATCTTCTCTCCATTGTGCTGGGAACAATCTTGCTCGGCTTAATGTTTGGATTAACACTTTAA
- a CDS encoding carbonic anhydrase produces the protein MKHDLSLNRRKLLQYGAIALGTTVAVNGLTANLTHAESTDINSQTSNENITPDEALNLLMEGNKRFVNNQSQYPNQDFEHIAEVAKEQFPFASILACADSRLPVEIIFDQGFGDTFVVRDAGNIATPEEIGSLEFGSAVLGSKLILVLGHEECGAVKATIAGKPVPGSIGSILAAIKPAIKEGDKTSKSYLIDTVKRNVLLQIDRLNSSPVISQLISENQLKIVGGYFDLNTAEVQLIT, from the coding sequence ATGAAACACGATTTATCGCTTAATAGAAGAAAATTATTACAATACGGAGCGATCGCTCTAGGAACAACAGTTGCCGTTAATGGTTTAACAGCTAATTTAACTCATGCCGAATCTACCGATATTAATTCTCAGACTAGCAACGAAAATATTACTCCAGATGAAGCTTTAAATTTACTAATGGAGGGTAATAAAAGATTTGTTAATAATCAAAGTCAATATCCCAATCAAGATTTTGAACACATAGCAGAAGTTGCCAAAGAACAATTTCCCTTTGCTTCGATTCTCGCCTGTGCTGATTCCCGTCTTCCTGTAGAAATCATTTTCGACCAGGGATTTGGAGATACTTTTGTGGTTCGCGATGCGGGAAATATCGCCACCCCCGAAGAAATTGGCAGCCTGGAATTTGGCAGTGCTGTGTTAGGTAGCAAGTTAATTTTAGTACTTGGTCATGAAGAATGTGGTGCTGTTAAAGCAACTATTGCAGGTAAACCAGTCCCAGGAAGTATTGGGAGTATTTTAGCAGCAATTAAACCAGCTATTAAAGAAGGAGATAAAACCTCCAAAAGCTATCTGATAGATACTGTTAAACGTAACGTTTTGCTCCAAATTGATCGATTAAACTCATCTCCAGTAATCTCTCAACTAATTAGCGAAAATCAATTAAAAATTGTCGGTGGTTATTTCGATTTAAACACAGCAGAAGTCCAGTTAATTACTTAA
- a CDS encoding NADH-quinone oxidoreductase subunit M, with translation MLSFLVWLPIVGVLIIACLPNKNSQIIRITSLVISTISFLLSLLLISRYDFQLQGLQLTEFLPWIEVLGLNYNLGVDGLSLPLIVLNNLLICLAIYNGDSPQEENSLFARPKLFYGLILILAGCINGALLAQNLLLFFIFYEIKLIPVYLLINIWGGKNRGYAATKYLLYTAFSGIFVLAAFLGIVFLTNSSFDYEMVQTQILPFGKQLILLITLIIGFAIKTPLVPLHTWLPDAYTESPTSVSMILGGILSKLGTYGLIRFGLGLFPQLWNNVAVWLAAIATVSALYASFVAISQTDLKKMVAYSSIAHIAFVVLATAAGTSIAISGAICQMFAHGLIVALLFYLVGIVETKTGSRDLNVLTGLMNPQRGLPLIGGLTILAVMASAGIPGMVGFIGEYISFQGSFTVFPTLTILCLIATGLTSVYFVILLNKTFFGKIDCRQTPNVYPQVKLAERMPAFVLAMLIVILGLQPAWLTNLTEFSVIASHPTTATTVAQKEILTINH, from the coding sequence ATGCTTAGTTTTTTAGTTTGGCTACCTATTGTAGGGGTATTAATTATTGCTTGTTTACCAAATAAAAATTCACAAATAATACGGATAACAAGTTTAGTAATTAGTACCATTAGTTTTTTGCTTTCTTTATTATTAATCTCCCGCTATGACTTTCAACTTCAAGGTTTACAATTAACTGAATTTTTACCTTGGATTGAAGTCTTAGGGCTTAATTATAATTTGGGGGTTGATGGCTTATCTTTACCTTTAATTGTCCTCAATAATTTACTTATTTGTCTGGCAATTTATAACGGTGACTCACCTCAAGAAGAAAATAGCCTTTTTGCTAGACCTAAACTTTTTTACGGTCTAATTCTAATTTTGGCAGGTTGCATCAATGGTGCATTACTCGCACAAAACCTACTTTTGTTCTTCATTTTTTACGAAATAAAATTAATTCCCGTTTATCTGTTAATCAATATTTGGGGAGGAAAAAATCGTGGTTATGCAGCTACTAAGTATTTACTTTATACGGCATTTTCAGGTATTTTTGTCCTAGCTGCTTTCTTGGGAATTGTCTTTTTGACAAATAGTAGTTTTGATTATGAAATGGTACAGACTCAGATCTTACCTTTTGGCAAACAACTAATTTTGTTAATCACTTTAATTATTGGCTTTGCTATCAAAACCCCTCTTGTTCCTCTACATACTTGGTTGCCCGATGCCTATACAGAATCACCGACATCTGTATCAATGATTTTAGGCGGTATACTTTCAAAATTAGGAACTTATGGGTTAATTCGCTTTGGTTTAGGGTTATTTCCTCAATTATGGAATAATGTTGCAGTTTGGTTGGCGGCGATCGCTACAGTTAGTGCTTTGTATGCCTCGTTTGTGGCTATTTCCCAAACTGACCTCAAAAAAATGGTGGCATATAGTTCCATTGCTCATATTGCTTTTGTCGTGTTAGCTACAGCAGCGGGGACTTCGATTGCCATTTCGGGGGCAATTTGCCAAATGTTTGCGCACGGGTTGATCGTGGCACTATTATTTTACTTAGTCGGAATAGTAGAAACCAAAACTGGCAGTCGAGATCTTAATGTTCTTACTGGTTTGATGAATCCCCAACGGGGTTTACCCCTCATTGGCGGTTTAACTATTCTGGCGGTAATGGCAAGTGCAGGGATACCTGGCATGGTCGGGTTTATCGGTGAATATATCTCTTTTCAGGGCAGCTTTACCGTATTTCCAACTTTGACTATACTTTGCCTGATTGCTACAGGTCTGACTTCAGTTTACTTTGTCATTCTGCTTAATAAAACTTTCTTCGGCAAAATTGACTGTCGGCAAACCCCTAATGTTTATCCTCAAGTAAAGTTAGCTGAACGTATGCCCGCATTTGTTCTAGCTATGCTAATTGTCATCTTGGGTTTACAACCAGCATGGTTAACTAACCTCACTGAATTTAGCGTTATTGCCAGTCATCCGACTACTGCAACTACTGTGGCTCAAAAAGAGATCTTAACAATTAACCATTAA
- a CDS encoding CO2 hydration protein, translating to MIQSKTKLLPSNHQFADVIHRLEAGGSMLPDTPENLMQIIGIYKAYAIPMDFYWRDLLYIAERVFLNPLPWFKYFLPQEYLDLPNHYAGKDADLQVWRGKASAHPELLEFMAKGETGKMPKLLHHLNHDRINMEFAEACMRAMFWHQDLNPKFNEYLDSEEYQANADRAIKAYFKNNPAMLGMYKLFPDMFLEQVRQLSYYSNLGLFWEVMCPVFLEMSDIYDEGGFKDVPEAMNFLVNGIFAVAGRPIYHHVYIGDECYEIIPKSQGFTWLYEAALPYVEAVFYRTSPFRGTKSYNAQAKQVPDNQPDFHYGILYADVLPVGMAGIPPTLLMDDMWHFLPDYLVDYYKQHCRGEDDMLVQLGITFQRSMYNVTSAVIQALRQALLYPLDDENPEHLQKNRAFFTAQMDRFLRNEARLQDIQSSDYR from the coding sequence ATGATCCAATCTAAAACTAAACTTTTACCTTCCAATCATCAATTTGCCGATGTAATTCATCGCTTAGAGGCGGGAGGATCGATGCTACCTGATACCCCCGAAAACTTGATGCAGATCATTGGTATTTATAAAGCTTATGCTATCCCCATGGATTTTTATTGGCGCGATCTACTTTATATTGCCGAACGAGTATTTCTCAATCCTTTACCCTGGTTTAAATACTTTTTGCCCCAAGAATATTTAGATTTACCCAATCACTATGCAGGAAAAGACGCTGACCTTCAAGTGTGGCGCGGTAAAGCATCAGCCCATCCAGAACTTTTAGAGTTTATGGCTAAAGGGGAAACGGGAAAAATGCCCAAATTATTACATCACCTCAACCACGATCGCATCAATATGGAATTTGCCGAGGCTTGTATGCGGGCGATGTTTTGGCATCAGGATCTTAATCCTAAATTCAACGAATATTTAGATAGTGAGGAATATCAAGCCAATGCGGATCGGGCAATCAAAGCCTATTTTAAAAACAACCCCGCAATGTTGGGAATGTATAAATTATTCCCCGATATGTTTTTAGAACAGGTGCGACAGCTTTCTTACTATTCTAATTTAGGACTATTTTGGGAGGTGATGTGTCCCGTATTTTTAGAAATGTCCGATATTTATGATGAGGGTGGATTTAAAGATGTCCCCGAAGCAATGAACTTCTTGGTTAACGGAATCTTTGCGGTGGCAGGTAGACCAATTTACCATCATGTATACATTGGTGATGAATGCTATGAAATTATCCCCAAATCCCAAGGCTTTACCTGGCTATATGAAGCTGCTTTACCCTATGTAGAGGCTGTCTTTTATCGGACTTCTCCGTTTCGTGGCACTAAATCTTATAACGCTCAAGCCAAACAAGTACCAGATAATCAGCCAGACTTTCACTATGGGATTCTCTATGCCGATGTCTTACCTGTGGGGATGGCAGGGATTCCTCCTACGCTGCTGATGGATGACATGTGGCATTTTCTACCAGATTATCTGGTGGACTACTACAAACAACACTGTCGTGGGGAAGACGATATGCTGGTACAGTTAGGAATTACTTTTCAGCGCTCAATGTACAACGTTACTTCGGCAGTAATTCAAGCCTTGCGCCAAGCTTTACTGTATCCATTAGATGATGAGAATCCCGAACATTTGCAAAAAAATCGGGCGTTTTTTACGGCTCAAATGGATCGTTTTTTGCGTAATGAAGCTCGTTTGCAAGATATTCAAAGTTCTGATTATCGTTGA
- a CDS encoding zinc ribbon domain-containing protein: MVKNHNLAKFITDTGWYQFRVWLEYFVAKFGKITIAVAPQYTSVNCSECGTKVTKTLSTRTHKCKCSCNLRRDHNVARNILSIIG; the protein is encoded by the coding sequence ATGGTTAAAAACCATAACCTTGCCAAGTTTATAACCGACACTGGATGGTATCAATTTAGAGTCTGGCTGGAGTATTTCGTTGCTAAGTTTGGGAAGATAACTATTGCGGTTGCTCCTCAGTACACCTCAGTCAATTGTTCTGAGTGTGGAACGAAGGTAACCAAAACACTTAGCACGAGAACTCATAAATGCAAGTGTAGCTGCAATCTAAGACGTGACCATAACGTAGCTAGAAATATACTCTCAATAATTGGCTAA
- the queF gene encoding preQ(1) synthase — protein MTTTPQSPTTDELKYGERAIAEGELITFPNPRIGRKYDVSITLPEFTCKCPFSGYPDFATIYITYSPDRTVVELKGLKLYINSYRDRYIPHEEVVNQILDDFVAACDPLFATVKGDFTPRGNVHTVIEVHHQKS, from the coding sequence ATGACTACAACTCCCCAATCACCCACAACCGATGAACTGAAATACGGCGAAAGAGCGATCGCTGAAGGCGAATTGATCACTTTTCCCAACCCCAGAATTGGACGCAAATATGACGTTAGTATCACTTTGCCAGAATTTACCTGTAAATGTCCTTTTTCTGGCTATCCTGACTTTGCCACGATTTATATCACCTATTCTCCCGATCGAACAGTAGTAGAACTAAAAGGTTTGAAGCTATATATTAACAGCTATCGCGATCGCTATATTCCTCACGAAGAAGTAGTAAATCAAATCCTCGACGATTTTGTAGCCGCTTGCGATCCCTTATTCGCTACTGTAAAAGGAGACTTTACCCCTAGAGGTAATGTTCATACAGTAATTGAAGTACATCACCAAAAATCATAG
- a CDS encoding photosystem II S4 domain protein produces the protein MLPREDILKRVENKEEIVRVIDKAEQAIKNWEIVLTDFLSPPVLAEVETIFENLTEITALPWGGYPQAERQRVALSRPDIPLDESQVELAALDIAGNFLFDPATHRDFLGSILGTGITRDKVGDIIVLGERGAQAIVVPEMVEFLTSSLTQVRSVAVKTQQIEFSELKIRPPTKKEMTTVEASMRLDAIASAGFGMSRSKMADAITGKDVRVNWKEITQSSYNVKEGDLIAVRGKGRLEIGEVSVTKKQRYRVNLVRYK, from the coding sequence ATGCTGCCGAGAGAAGACATATTAAAGCGTGTAGAAAACAAAGAAGAAATTGTTCGCGTTATCGACAAAGCTGAACAAGCAATCAAAAACTGGGAAATAGTCCTTACTGATTTTCTTTCTCCTCCCGTACTTGCAGAGGTAGAAACAATCTTTGAGAATTTAACCGAAATTACGGCTTTACCCTGGGGTGGCTATCCCCAAGCCGAAAGACAGCGAGTAGCATTATCTCGTCCTGATATTCCTCTAGATGAGTCACAAGTTGAGTTAGCTGCTTTAGATATCGCAGGTAACTTTCTTTTCGATCCTGCTACTCATCGAGATTTTCTGGGTTCGATTTTGGGTACAGGTATTACCCGAGACAAGGTAGGAGATATTATTGTTTTAGGGGAAAGAGGCGCACAGGCAATAGTTGTTCCAGAGATGGTAGAGTTTTTAACTTCTTCCTTAACACAAGTACGTTCGGTTGCGGTTAAGACTCAGCAGATCGAATTTAGCGAATTAAAAATTCGTCCACCAACAAAGAAAGAGATGACTACAGTAGAAGCCTCGATGCGCCTAGATGCGATCGCCTCGGCTGGATTTGGTATGTCTCGTAGTAAAATGGCAGATGCCATCACTGGTAAAGACGTTCGAGTCAACTGGAAGGAAATAACCCAGTCTAGCTATAACGTTAAAGAAGGAGATCTAATTGCAGTGAGGGGTAAAGGTAGATTAGAAATTGGCGAGGTATCTGTAACTAAGAAACAACGCTATCGAGTTAATTTAGTGCGATATAAATAA
- a CDS encoding class I SAM-dependent methyltransferase codes for MTDDGLALHHMNPLSRFTSRAEDYAKYRPSYPGALIDRIVDGLDIDRLIAADIGAGTGISSRLLAARGIKVIAIEPNAAMRRVAKVHPLVEFRDGSAENSKLPDASVDLVTCFQAFHWFNPEPTLKEFARILKPQGKLAAVWHNYAREDPFTSEYTALTQIASNNFSKLRHGTERFLRNTSWFNPVHHLVFCSRQALSAEALVGRAMSTSYIPQEGEVHQKLVQDLANLHQQYCDRAGLVYLQYKTSLYLTELSARS; via the coding sequence ATGACTGATGACGGTCTAGCATTACATCACATGAATCCTCTGAGTCGATTTACCAGTCGTGCTGAAGATTATGCTAAGTACCGACCTAGTTATCCTGGTGCGTTAATTGACCGTATTGTGGATGGATTAGATATCGATCGGTTAATTGCTGCGGATATTGGCGCGGGAACGGGAATTTCGAGTCGTTTATTAGCCGCTCGCGGAATTAAAGTTATTGCAATTGAGCCAAATGCAGCTATGAGAAGAGTAGCGAAGGTTCATCCCTTAGTAGAATTTCGTGATGGTAGTGCAGAGAATAGCAAATTACCTGATGCCTCAGTCGATCTAGTTACCTGCTTCCAGGCTTTTCACTGGTTTAATCCCGAACCTACCCTGAAAGAATTTGCTCGTATTCTTAAGCCACAAGGTAAATTGGCAGCAGTTTGGCATAATTACGCTCGAGAAGATCCATTTACCAGCGAGTACACTGCACTTACTCAAATAGCTTCTAATAATTTTTCTAAATTGCGTCATGGCACAGAAAGATTTTTACGAAATACTTCTTGGTTTAATCCTGTCCATCATTTAGTCTTTTGTAGTCGACAGGCTTTAAGTGCGGAAGCTTTAGTCGGTAGAGCGATGAGTACTTCATATATTCCCCAAGAAGGAGAAGTACATCAAAAATTGGTTCAAGATTTAGCTAATTTGCATCAACAGTATTGCGATCGAGCAGGTTTAGTTTATTTGCAATATAAAACCAGCCTTTATTTAACCGAACTATCGGCTAGAAGTTAG